One Paraburkholderia flagellata genomic window carries:
- a CDS encoding LysR family transcriptional regulator: MRQHLPLNALRAFESSARHLSFTRAASELNVTQAAVSQQVRMLEERLGATLFKRLPRGLAITDEGLALRPVLTDAFERIEAVLRQFEGGHFHEVLTVGAVGTFAVGWLMPRLKSFHDAHPFVELRIMTNNNLVDLAGEGLDFAIRFGDGTWPGSRATKLFDAPLAALCAPDIAQRLHRPADLANEKLLRSYRADDWTLWFEAAGLAPRPVRGPVFDSSRLMVEAAMQGAGIALAPVSMFERDLAAGRLVRPFDIEVQAGSYWLTSQKGKTPTPAMRAFNQWILKEAGSGENA, from the coding sequence ATGCGACAACATCTGCCCCTCAATGCCTTGCGCGCCTTCGAATCGTCGGCGCGGCACTTAAGTTTCACGCGCGCGGCGAGCGAGCTGAACGTCACCCAGGCGGCCGTGAGCCAGCAGGTCCGCATGCTCGAGGAGCGGCTTGGCGCAACGCTCTTCAAGCGCCTGCCGCGCGGTCTTGCGATCACCGACGAAGGTCTTGCGCTACGCCCCGTGCTCACCGACGCATTCGAACGCATCGAAGCCGTGTTGCGGCAGTTCGAGGGCGGCCACTTCCACGAGGTGCTGACCGTGGGCGCCGTGGGCACTTTCGCGGTGGGATGGTTGATGCCGCGCCTGAAGTCGTTTCACGACGCGCATCCGTTCGTCGAATTGCGCATCATGACGAACAACAATCTCGTCGATCTTGCGGGCGAAGGGCTCGACTTCGCCATTCGGTTCGGCGACGGCACCTGGCCAGGTTCGCGCGCCACGAAGTTGTTCGACGCGCCGCTCGCCGCGCTCTGCGCGCCCGATATCGCGCAACGCCTGCACCGGCCCGCCGATCTCGCCAACGAAAAGCTGCTGCGCTCGTATCGCGCCGACGACTGGACGCTCTGGTTCGAAGCCGCAGGGCTCGCGCCGCGCCCGGTGCGCGGGCCCGTGTTCGATTCGTCGCGGCTCATGGTGGAAGCGGCGATGCAGGGCGCGGGCATCGCGCTCGCGCCGGTTTCGATGTTCGAGCGCGATCTCGCGGCGGGCAGGCTCGTGCGGCCCTTCGATATCGAGGTGCAGGCGGGCAGCTACTGGCTCACGTCGCAGAAGGGGAAGACGCCGACGCCCGCCATGCGCGCGTTCAATCAGTGGATCTTGAAGGAAGCCGGTAGCGGCGAGAACGCGTGA
- a CDS encoding LysR family transcriptional regulator: MKTSGLVELEAVLAVARHRSFRAAADDLSVSTSALSHAVAALEARIGVRLFNRTTRSVALTEAGAQFVGSVAPALSTIREALDQAGSFRDTPSGTLRINASVGAAKQVMPVFIAYLKRYPEMKLDLVTEGRLIDIVVEGYDAGFRLADVVPQDMIAVPFGDRQRFAVVGSPEYFAKHKPPRTPADLKSHRCIRSRMPSGQIYQWEFERRGQAVRVDVEGALTLDEPGLMLAAARDGLGLTYLTEWNVNADLEAGTLVRVLEDWTPPLDGLCLYYPGRRHAPAGLRALIETIREHADTVRERAPVKKNRRGPAARH, translated from the coding sequence ATGAAAACATCGGGCCTGGTGGAACTCGAAGCCGTGCTGGCCGTGGCGCGCCATCGCAGCTTTCGTGCGGCGGCAGACGACCTGAGCGTGTCGACCTCGGCGCTCAGCCACGCGGTGGCGGCGCTCGAAGCGCGCATCGGCGTGCGGCTGTTCAACCGCACCACGCGCAGCGTTGCGTTGACGGAGGCCGGCGCGCAGTTCGTGGGCAGCGTCGCGCCCGCGTTGTCCACGATCCGCGAGGCGCTCGATCAGGCGGGCAGCTTTCGCGACACGCCCTCGGGCACGTTGCGCATCAATGCTTCGGTTGGCGCGGCGAAGCAGGTCATGCCGGTTTTCATCGCCTATCTGAAGCGTTATCCGGAGATGAAGCTCGATCTCGTCACGGAAGGGCGCCTTATCGACATCGTGGTCGAAGGCTACGACGCCGGCTTTCGTCTCGCCGATGTCGTGCCACAGGACATGATTGCTGTGCCTTTTGGTGACCGTCAGCGTTTCGCTGTGGTTGGCAGTCCGGAATACTTTGCGAAGCATAAACCGCCGCGCACGCCCGCCGATCTCAAGTCGCACCGCTGCATACGCAGCCGCATGCCCAGCGGGCAAATCTACCAATGGGAGTTCGAGCGGCGCGGGCAGGCCGTGCGCGTGGACGTGGAGGGCGCGCTGACGCTCGACGAGCCGGGTCTCATGCTCGCGGCCGCGCGCGACGGACTCGGACTCACGTATTTGACCGAATGGAACGTGAACGCGGACCTCGAAGCGGGCACGCTCGTGCGCGTGCTGGAGGACTGGACGCCGCCGCTCGACGGACTCTGCCTTTACTACCCGGGGCGGCGGCACGCGCCTGCGGGATTACGCGCGCTGATCGAGACGATCCGTGAACACGCCGACACCGTACGCGAGCGCGCACCCGTGAAAAAGAACCGGCGCGGGCCTGCTGCCAGGCACTAA
- a CDS encoding oxidoreductase — protein sequence MATCDRLLTPLRVGATLLPNRMVMGAMHTRLETLDRPHERLAAFYAARAAGEIGLILSGGFAPNPESVMEAGGPLFNREEQLDEHRVVTRAVHEVGGKIVLQILHAGRYAKVPECVGPTAAKARINAYAPRALSTHEVRATIADFARTAALAVQAGYDGVEIMGSEGYLINEFTAALTNARDDEFGGSFAGRIRFALDIVRAVRAEMGREPMLIYRISSIDLVEGGMSGAEIAAFAKEIEAAGADLINTGVGWHESAVPTIAACVPRAAWRDAIRNVKEAVSIPVMASNRINMPEVAEELIASGVADLVSMARPLLADPDFAKKTRLGMADEINTCIGCNQACLDRIFTQRTATCLVNPRAGREIEFAAGKAQQPKRIAVVGGGPAGMAFAINAAERGHQVTLFEAHARLGGQLNLAKVVPGKAEFHEMLRYFEVRLKRLGVAVRLGHAATAQALASEMFDEVVIATGVTPRVPDIVGVDHPKAVSYIDVLTGKVEVGARVAIIGAGGIGFDVAEYLLGDAQESLDRGVFFRAWGVDPANADAGGLARVDAHGAPRRSVHMFQRKAQPLGKGLGKSTGWILKARLRKANVMMTSSVTYDAIDDEGLHYRVDGEPHVLAVDHVVLCAGQHSNRTLYDELVARGVKPKVIGGADVAAELDALRAIDQATRLAMTL from the coding sequence ATGGCGACCTGTGACCGGCTTTTGACCCCGCTTCGCGTCGGCGCGACGCTGCTCCCCAACCGCATGGTGATGGGCGCAATGCACACGCGGCTCGAAACACTCGACCGTCCGCACGAGCGCCTCGCCGCGTTCTATGCGGCGCGCGCGGCGGGGGAGATCGGCCTCATTCTGAGCGGCGGGTTCGCGCCGAATCCCGAAAGCGTGATGGAGGCGGGCGGCCCGCTGTTCAATCGCGAGGAGCAGCTCGACGAGCATCGCGTCGTGACTCGCGCGGTTCATGAGGTCGGGGGAAAGATCGTGCTGCAGATTCTGCACGCGGGCCGTTATGCGAAAGTGCCCGAGTGTGTGGGGCCCACGGCCGCCAAGGCGAGAATCAACGCGTACGCGCCGCGCGCGCTCAGCACGCACGAGGTGCGCGCCACGATTGCCGATTTCGCCCGCACGGCGGCGCTGGCGGTTCAGGCCGGCTACGACGGCGTGGAGATCATGGGCTCGGAAGGCTATCTCATCAACGAGTTCACGGCCGCGCTCACCAACGCGCGCGACGACGAATTCGGCGGCAGCTTCGCAGGCCGCATCCGCTTTGCGCTCGATATCGTGCGCGCCGTGCGCGCGGAAATGGGCCGCGAGCCCATGCTGATCTACCGCATCTCTTCCATCGACCTCGTGGAAGGCGGCATGAGCGGCGCCGAAATCGCGGCGTTCGCTAAGGAGATCGAAGCGGCCGGCGCGGATCTCATCAACACGGGCGTGGGCTGGCACGAGTCGGCCGTGCCGACCATCGCGGCGTGCGTGCCGCGCGCGGCCTGGCGCGACGCGATTCGCAACGTCAAAGAGGCGGTATCGATTCCGGTGATGGCGTCGAACCGCATCAACATGCCCGAAGTCGCGGAAGAACTGATCGCCTCCGGCGTAGCCGATCTCGTTTCGATGGCGCGCCCGCTGCTCGCCGATCCGGACTTCGCAAAGAAGACCCGGCTCGGGATGGCCGACGAAATCAACACGTGCATCGGCTGCAATCAGGCGTGCCTCGACCGCATCTTCACGCAACGCACGGCTACGTGCCTCGTCAATCCGCGCGCCGGGCGCGAGATCGAATTCGCGGCAGGCAAGGCCCAGCAGCCCAAACGCATTGCGGTCGTGGGCGGCGGACCGGCGGGTATGGCGTTCGCGATCAACGCGGCTGAACGCGGCCATCAGGTGACGTTGTTCGAAGCCCATGCGCGGCTCGGCGGTCAGTTGAATCTTGCGAAGGTCGTGCCCGGCAAAGCCGAGTTTCACGAGATGCTGCGTTATTTCGAGGTCCGGTTAAAGCGCCTCGGCGTAGCAGTGCGGCTTGGACACGCGGCCACTGCGCAAGCGCTCGCAAGCGAAATGTTCGACGAAGTCGTCATCGCCACGGGCGTCACGCCGCGCGTGCCCGATATCGTCGGCGTCGATCATCCGAAGGCGGTGTCGTATATCGACGTGCTCACGGGCAAGGTCGAGGTGGGCGCGCGCGTAGCGATCATCGGCGCGGGCGGCATAGGCTTCGACGTGGCCGAGTATCTGTTGGGCGACGCGCAGGAGTCGCTGGACCGTGGCGTGTTTTTCCGCGCATGGGGCGTCGATCCCGCGAATGCGGATGCGGGCGGCCTTGCGCGGGTCGACGCGCATGGCGCGCCGCGTCGCAGCGTCCATATGTTCCAGCGTAAGGCACAGCCGCTAGGCAAGGGGCTCGGTAAATCGACGGGATGGATCCTGAAGGCGCGTTTGCGCAAGGCGAACGTGATGATGACGTCAAGCGTGACTTACGACGCGATCGACGACGAAGGCCTGCACTACCGCGTGGATGGCGAGCCGCATGTGCTCGCCGTGGATCATGTCGTATTGTGCGCAGGGCAGCATTCGAACCGCACGCTCTACGATGAGCTCGTCGCGCGCGGCGTAAAACCGAAGGTGATAGGCGGCGCGGATGTCGCGGCCGAACTGGACGCGCTGCGCGCCATCGACCAGGCCACGCGGCTCGCGATGACGCTGTGA
- a CDS encoding TonB-dependent siderophore receptor — protein MASGKRASRTRTQQWRRICAHAIINSTLTASIAGIAHAAHATDADTPDATATADDVTQLAPVKITSSKTQGYAPQTVETGQYRGMDALDVPATVNVVTRSVMDAQGDTGLYDALRNVAGVTRQQLNGLAYDNLSVRGIPLDNRSSFYLDGLLPIDNNIWMPMQNKERVEVLKGASALYYGFGAPAGIVNMVMKRAGSDPVTSISVLGDSNGSIGAAADIARHFGPSDQFGIRVNAMDEHVETPIDGDRGYRKFVSAALDWRVNDKLKLQYDLEHIEARVVEQAGIAPLAAVNGKITLPAMPDPSKLLVPNDRPTTASATSQLVRADYAFNDHWSAMLSLGQSITRRDRWAWVFQKYNVATGAGTLQGSQQYGQMYENKNVRLEVVGDFKTGPFTHTVTTGVVQNWLFQPDFTTYTYTAAQNLYDPIDITTLKQSGSARQFYAQHVRNSGIYLFDQIDITPRLQVVAGVRRSEYMTSQAGTPNSDINHTSPSGSITYRITPQTSVYASYVEALESAGSAPATAVNANQILPAAVSRQQEVGVRTRLAGNTLVSLALFNLKQAGAETNADNVYVMDGNARYRGVEFSVQGDVTKDVSLTASAIYLDAKQIDSSDPTLVGKTPENTPHVTASLFAEYRVTVLAGLSVNGGIYYVGPRQVNNANQAQIGGYTLLSAGVRYATRVYGKRVSVQANLENAANRRYWSAAGSNQLGVGLGRTLELTSTLEF, from the coding sequence ATGGCTTCGGGGAAGCGCGCTTCGCGCACGCGCACGCAACAATGGCGCAGGATCTGCGCACACGCGATCATCAACTCCACGCTCACGGCGAGCATCGCCGGCATCGCACACGCGGCGCACGCAACCGACGCCGACACGCCGGACGCGACCGCAACGGCCGACGACGTCACCCAGCTCGCGCCCGTCAAGATCACGAGCAGCAAGACTCAGGGCTACGCGCCGCAAACCGTCGAGACCGGGCAATACCGCGGCATGGACGCGCTCGACGTGCCGGCCACCGTGAACGTCGTCACGCGCTCGGTCATGGACGCCCAGGGCGACACCGGCCTCTACGACGCGCTGCGTAACGTCGCAGGCGTGACGCGCCAGCAGCTCAACGGACTCGCGTACGACAACCTCTCGGTGCGCGGCATCCCGCTCGACAACCGCTCGAGCTTCTATCTCGACGGCCTGCTGCCCATCGACAACAACATCTGGATGCCGATGCAGAACAAGGAGCGCGTGGAAGTGCTCAAGGGGGCGTCTGCGCTGTACTACGGCTTTGGTGCGCCGGCGGGCATCGTCAACATGGTGATGAAGCGCGCGGGCAGTGACCCGGTTACGAGCATTTCGGTGCTCGGCGACTCGAACGGATCGATCGGCGCGGCCGCCGACATTGCGCGCCACTTCGGCCCGAGCGACCAGTTCGGCATACGCGTGAACGCGATGGACGAGCATGTCGAAACGCCCATTGATGGCGACCGCGGCTACCGCAAATTCGTGAGCGCCGCGCTCGACTGGCGCGTGAACGACAAGCTCAAGCTGCAATACGATCTGGAGCACATCGAAGCGCGCGTCGTCGAGCAGGCCGGCATCGCGCCGCTTGCCGCGGTGAACGGCAAGATCACGCTGCCCGCCATGCCCGACCCCTCGAAGCTCCTGGTGCCGAACGACCGGCCGACCACCGCGAGCGCGACGTCGCAACTCGTGCGCGCCGACTATGCGTTCAACGACCACTGGAGCGCGATGCTCTCGCTCGGCCAGTCGATCACGCGGCGCGACCGCTGGGCCTGGGTGTTCCAGAAGTACAACGTCGCGACCGGCGCGGGCACGCTGCAAGGCAGCCAGCAGTACGGGCAGATGTACGAGAACAAGAACGTGCGCCTTGAAGTAGTCGGTGACTTCAAGACCGGGCCTTTCACGCACACGGTCACGACGGGTGTCGTGCAGAACTGGCTGTTTCAGCCGGACTTCACGACGTACACGTACACGGCGGCGCAAAACCTCTACGATCCCATCGACATCACGACGCTCAAGCAAAGCGGCAGCGCGCGGCAGTTCTACGCGCAGCACGTGCGCAACAGCGGCATCTATTTGTTCGACCAGATCGACATCACGCCGCGTTTGCAGGTCGTGGCCGGCGTGCGCCGCTCCGAGTACATGACCTCGCAGGCCGGTACGCCGAACTCCGACATCAATCACACCTCGCCCTCGGGCAGCATTACCTACCGCATCACGCCGCAGACGAGCGTCTACGCGAGCTATGTCGAGGCGCTCGAATCGGCGGGCAGCGCGCCGGCCACGGCGGTCAACGCGAACCAGATCCTGCCCGCGGCGGTGAGCCGGCAGCAGGAAGTGGGCGTGCGAACGCGCCTCGCCGGCAACACGCTCGTATCGCTCGCGCTTTTCAACCTCAAGCAGGCCGGCGCAGAAACGAACGCCGACAACGTCTATGTGATGGACGGCAACGCGCGTTATCGCGGCGTGGAGTTTTCGGTGCAGGGAGATGTGACGAAGGACGTCTCGCTCACTGCATCGGCCATCTATCTCGACGCGAAGCAGATCGACTCTTCCGACCCGACGCTCGTTGGCAAGACGCCGGAGAATACGCCGCACGTCACGGCGAGCCTGTTCGCGGAATATCGCGTGACGGTGCTCGCGGGTCTTTCGGTGAACGGCGGCATCTATTACGTGGGGCCGCGCCAGGTGAACAACGCGAATCAGGCGCAGATCGGCGGCTACACGCTGTTGAGCGCGGGCGTGCGTTACGCGACGCGCGTGTACGGCAAACGCGTTTCGGTGCAGGCGAATCTGGAGAATGCGGCCAACCGGCGCTACTGGAGTGCTGCGGGGTCGAATCAGTTGGGCGTCGGACTTGGACGCACGCTCGAATTGACTTCAACGCTGGAGTTTTAA
- a CDS encoding DUF523 domain-containing protein produces MFHRILVSACLLGRPVRYNGSAKTVAHALIEQWQREGRLVPVCPEVAGGFGVPRPPAEIADAASGANVLAGAARVIDVRGEDVTAQFVNGAHVALELALAHACRFALLVDGSPSCGSRAIYDGSFAGRKHAGAGVTTALLRQHGIEVFAETEIDALHTRLLQASA; encoded by the coding sequence ATGTTCCACCGAATACTCGTTAGCGCTTGTCTGCTTGGCCGTCCGGTTCGTTACAACGGCTCGGCGAAAACCGTTGCGCATGCACTGATCGAGCAGTGGCAGCGTGAGGGGCGCCTCGTGCCGGTTTGCCCTGAAGTGGCGGGCGGGTTCGGCGTGCCACGGCCGCCTGCGGAGATCGCGGATGCCGCCTCAGGCGCCAACGTGCTGGCGGGGGCCGCGCGCGTGATCGACGTGCGCGGCGAGGACGTTACCGCGCAGTTTGTGAACGGCGCGCACGTGGCGCTCGAACTCGCGCTCGCGCACGCCTGCCGCTTCGCATTGCTCGTGGACGGCAGTCCTTCATGCGGCAGCCGTGCCATTTACGATGGCAGCTTTGCGGGCCGCAAACATGCGGGCGCGGGTGTGACGACTGCGTTGCTGCGCCAGCACGGCATCGAGGTTTTCGCGGAAACGGAAATCGATGCGCTTCACACGCGGCTCCTGCAAGCCAGCGCGTAA
- a CDS encoding methyl-accepting chemotaxis protein has product MSFLTRIKIGPRLGAGFAIVLLLLGAVGGIGLLQASRIFEGTQEIGTNWLPSVETLGNMRNQAQDVRRTSLRMLIASDASEKASLRDRHAQMISQFGTMFDGYSKLVSSAEERRVADSISTAWSQYLDDDKKIEALVMSADGASADARAAASTASAKSFQTLMDLINQDVTLNHNGSTAEVAMAKAAYQSAFAWTIALIVIAIGFGATIALFITRSITGPIARAVDVAETVARGDLTARIEVDGSDEAAQLLGALRHMNERLVDLVGRVRTGSEGIATASAQIAAGNTDLSQRTEEQAASLEETAASMEELTATVKQNADNATQGNTLAGQASQTATRGGEVVGRVVDTMRDIANSSEQVAQIISVIEGIAFQTNILALNAAVEAARAGEQGRGFAVVAGEVRTLAQRSATAAREIKELISVSVERVNNGTALVDDAGRTMGEIVQSVKRVADLMNEISAASGEQRTGIEQVNQAVTQMDEVTQQNAALVEEASAAAQSMSSQAAALRELVSVFNIGAAGRAATASIAPMAKVVASATVKRPPSSKPAPVRASAASAPKADRREPATATSDDDWQTF; this is encoded by the coding sequence ATGTCATTCCTTACCAGAATCAAAATCGGCCCGCGTCTCGGCGCGGGCTTTGCCATTGTGTTGCTCCTGCTCGGCGCGGTGGGCGGGATCGGGCTTCTTCAGGCGTCGCGCATATTCGAGGGCACGCAGGAAATCGGCACGAACTGGCTGCCTAGTGTCGAGACGCTCGGCAATATGCGCAATCAAGCGCAAGACGTGCGTCGCACGTCGCTGCGCATGTTGATCGCCAGCGACGCGAGCGAAAAGGCCTCGCTGCGCGATCGCCACGCCCAGATGATCAGCCAGTTCGGCACGATGTTCGACGGCTATTCGAAGCTGGTCTCCTCCGCCGAAGAGCGCCGCGTGGCCGATTCGATCAGCACCGCGTGGTCGCAGTATCTGGACGACGACAAGAAGATCGAAGCCCTCGTCATGTCTGCCGACGGCGCATCGGCCGATGCCCGCGCTGCGGCTTCGACCGCATCGGCGAAGTCGTTTCAGACATTGATGGATCTCATCAACCAGGATGTGACCCTCAATCACAATGGCTCGACCGCCGAAGTTGCCATGGCGAAGGCGGCGTACCAAAGTGCGTTTGCCTGGACCATCGCGCTGATCGTGATCGCCATTGGTTTCGGTGCCACGATTGCGCTCTTCATCACGCGTTCGATTACGGGCCCGATCGCGCGGGCCGTGGATGTGGCCGAAACGGTGGCGCGTGGCGACCTGACCGCGCGCATCGAAGTGGACGGCAGCGACGAGGCGGCCCAGTTGCTCGGCGCGCTGCGTCACATGAACGAGCGGCTCGTCGACCTGGTGGGCCGTGTGCGCACCGGCAGCGAAGGCATTGCGACGGCTTCCGCGCAGATCGCGGCGGGCAACACCGACCTGAGCCAGCGCACCGAAGAGCAGGCCGCGTCGCTCGAAGAAACGGCGGCGAGCATGGAAGAGCTCACGGCGACGGTCAAGCAGAACGCCGACAACGCGACGCAGGGCAACACGCTGGCGGGCCAGGCCTCGCAAACGGCCACGCGCGGCGGCGAAGTGGTGGGCCGTGTGGTCGACACGATGCGCGATATCGCGAACAGCTCCGAACAGGTCGCGCAGATCATCTCGGTGATCGAAGGCATTGCGTTCCAGACCAACATCCTGGCGCTCAACGCGGCGGTGGAAGCGGCGCGAGCCGGCGAACAGGGCCGCGGCTTCGCGGTCGTGGCGGGCGAGGTGCGCACGCTCGCACAGCGCAGCGCGACGGCGGCGCGCGAAATCAAGGAACTCATTAGCGTGTCGGTCGAGCGCGTGAACAACGGCACGGCGCTCGTGGACGATGCGGGCCGCACGATGGGCGAGATCGTGCAATCGGTCAAGCGTGTTGCCGACCTGATGAATGAGATTTCGGCCGCATCGGGCGAGCAGCGCACCGGCATCGAGCAGGTCAACCAGGCTGTCACGCAGATGGACGAGGTCACGCAGCAGAATGCGGCGCTCGTCGAGGAAGCCTCGGCGGCGGCGCAGTCGATGTCCTCGCAGGCAGCGGCGTTGCGCGAACTGGTATCGGTGTTCAACATCGGCGCGGCGGGGCGTGCGGCAACGGCGAGCATCGCGCCGATGGCGAAGGTCGTTGCGAGCGCAACCGTCAAGCGTCCCCCATCTTCGAAGCCCGCGCCCGTGCGTGCCTCCGCTGCGAGCGCTCCGAAGGCGGATCGCCGCGAACCGGCAACGGCCACGTCCGACGACGACTGGCAGACCTTTTGA
- the bla gene encoding class A beta-lactamase, whose product MTVLGGAIAGVASQAFGATTASAAKPAQAGTLEKQLAAIEAQVGGRLGVSMLDTASGQVRGWRLNERFPMCSTFKVLLTSAVLARKDHGKEDLARKVVYSHAQVVSYSPVSGPRAGGEGMTVAELCEAALTRSDNTAANLLLESIGGPPAITAFARSLGDPVTRLDRNETTLNEAIPGDPRDTTTPAAMVANLRELLLGERLSAASREQLIAWLVANKTGDARLRAGLPKDWRVGDKTGTGDRGTANDVAIIWPTGRAPILVTTYLTGATRASSAQRDAAIAQVGVCVAHS is encoded by the coding sequence ATGACGGTATTAGGCGGTGCGATAGCTGGCGTTGCATCTCAAGCGTTCGGCGCGACGACTGCGAGCGCGGCGAAGCCGGCACAAGCGGGCACGCTGGAAAAGCAGCTCGCCGCCATCGAGGCGCAGGTGGGCGGCCGGCTCGGTGTGTCGATGCTCGATACAGCGAGCGGGCAGGTGCGCGGCTGGCGCCTGAACGAGCGCTTTCCGATGTGCAGCACGTTCAAGGTGTTGCTCACATCGGCCGTGCTGGCGCGCAAGGATCATGGCAAGGAAGACCTCGCGCGCAAGGTCGTGTATTCGCATGCGCAAGTCGTGTCGTATTCGCCGGTGAGCGGCCCGCGCGCGGGCGGCGAGGGCATGACGGTCGCCGAGCTGTGCGAAGCAGCGCTCACGCGCAGCGACAACACGGCGGCGAACCTGCTGCTGGAGAGCATCGGCGGTCCGCCCGCGATTACGGCCTTCGCGCGCAGCCTTGGCGACCCGGTAACGCGCCTCGACCGCAACGAGACCACGCTCAACGAAGCGATACCGGGCGACCCGCGCGATACGACCACGCCCGCCGCCATGGTCGCGAACCTGCGCGAACTGCTGCTGGGCGAGCGTCTTTCTGCGGCTTCGCGCGAGCAGCTCATTGCATGGCTCGTCGCCAACAAGACGGGCGACGCGCGTTTGCGCGCGGGCTTGCCGAAGGACTGGCGCGTGGGCGACAAGACCGGCACGGGCGACCGGGGCACGGCGAACGATGTGGCAATTATTTGGCCCACCGGGCGCGCGCCTATCCTTGTCACGACGTATCTCACGGGTGCGACGCGCGCGAGTTCGGCGCAGCGCGATGCGGCGATCGCACAGGTCGGAGTTTGCGTGGCGCATAGTTAA
- a CDS encoding aldehyde dehydrogenase family protein, translating into MQIIDKIYIDGAFVTPHGEEYFDLFNPATEAVIGRVRLADAADADAAIAAAKRAFPAFSRTTKAQRIEMLIALHEAVVAREDALFDAIVKEYGAPVSRGRWMAQHASSVLSDAAKTLEHYAFTRRAGTAEVTMQPLGVAGLITPWNSDAGFICGKLAAALAAGCTAVIKPSEMSAIQTRIVTEALHSAGLPAGLFNIVTGRGDTVGARIAEHPDVAKISFTGSTAVGKTILRTAAETLKRVTLELGGKSPVIVLDDANFDEAVPLALQAGFMNSGQACIAGTRILVPQSRLVEFEASVEKAVAQIQSGDPRDTHTSVGPMVSQKQWERVQRYIGIGIDEGARLIAGGAGRPDGIDSGWFVRPTVFSGVTNDMTIAREEIFGPVLSIIAYRDTEHAIEIANDTPYGLQAYVLSPDIERARRVAAQIEAGRVLVNTLTHEPAAPFGGFKQSGIGREYGTFGIEAFLEPKSTLGVL; encoded by the coding sequence ATGCAGATCATCGACAAGATCTATATCGACGGCGCATTCGTCACGCCGCACGGCGAGGAGTACTTCGACCTCTTCAACCCCGCGACCGAGGCCGTGATTGGCCGCGTGCGTCTGGCCGACGCGGCGGATGCGGACGCGGCCATCGCCGCCGCGAAACGCGCGTTCCCGGCGTTTTCGCGCACTACGAAGGCACAGCGCATCGAGATGCTCATCGCGCTGCACGAGGCCGTCGTCGCGCGCGAAGACGCGCTCTTCGACGCGATCGTGAAAGAGTACGGCGCGCCGGTCTCGCGCGGCCGCTGGATGGCTCAGCACGCCTCCAGCGTGCTGAGCGACGCCGCGAAGACGCTCGAACACTATGCGTTCACACGGCGCGCGGGCACGGCAGAGGTCACCATGCAGCCGCTGGGCGTCGCTGGGTTGATCACGCCCTGGAACAGCGACGCGGGCTTCATCTGCGGCAAGCTCGCGGCCGCGCTCGCCGCGGGCTGCACGGCCGTCATCAAGCCGAGCGAGATGAGCGCGATCCAGACGCGCATCGTGACCGAGGCGCTGCATTCGGCGGGCCTGCCTGCGGGCCTCTTCAACATCGTCACGGGCCGTGGCGACACCGTGGGCGCGCGCATTGCCGAGCATCCCGACGTCGCCAAGATTTCGTTCACGGGCTCGACTGCGGTCGGCAAGACGATCCTGCGCACGGCAGCCGAAACGCTCAAGCGCGTGACGCTCGAACTGGGCGGCAAGTCGCCCGTCATCGTGCTCGACGACGCGAATTTCGACGAAGCCGTGCCGCTCGCGTTGCAGGCCGGCTTCATGAACAGCGGGCAGGCGTGCATTGCGGGCACGCGCATTCTGGTGCCGCAGTCGCGGCTCGTCGAGTTCGAAGCCAGTGTAGAGAAAGCCGTGGCGCAGATTCAGTCGGGCGATCCGCGCGACACGCACACGAGCGTTGGCCCGATGGTGAGCCAGAAGCAATGGGAGCGCGTGCAGCGGTATATCGGCATCGGCATCGACGAAGGCGCACGCCTCATTGCGGGCGGCGCGGGGCGTCCCGACGGCATCGACTCGGGCTGGTTCGTGCGCCCCACCGTGTTCAGCGGCGTGACGAATGACATGACCATCGCGCGCGAAGAGATTTTCGGGCCGGTGCTGTCGATCATCGCGTATCGTGACACCGAACACGCCATCGAGATCGCCAACGATACGCCGTATGGCCTGCAAGCCTACGTGCTTTCGCCCGATATCGAGCGCGCGCGCCGCGTGGCCGCGCAGATCGAAGCCGGCCGCGTGCTCGTCAACACGCTTACGCATGAACCGGCCGCGCCGTTCGGCGGCTTCAAGCAATCGGGAATCGGGCGCGAGTACGGTACCTTCGGGATCGAAGCGTTTCTGGAGCCGAAGTCCACGCTCGGTGTCCTTTGA